The following proteins are encoded in a genomic region of Glycine soja cultivar W05 chromosome 17, ASM419377v2, whole genome shotgun sequence:
- the LOC114391922 gene encoding uncharacterized protein LOC114391922 — MVLHLVPLANLHLQATRPAVVGFAFPLLLKFLMGFRIFRDNALHQSRLFLFQLGQIAFNTEARVSNVARMERALRLIWRTLTPSPSSTTDNSQVTQQSLHDLSMLSL, encoded by the coding sequence ATGGTGTTGCATTTGGTGCCTCTGGCGAATCTCCACTTACAAGCCACGAGACCCGCGGTGGTTGGGTTCGCGTTCCCACTGCTCCTCAAGTTCTTGATGGGCTTCAGGATCTTCCGAGACAACGCGCTTCACCAGTCAAGACTCTTCCTTTTCCAATTGGGTCAAATTGCGTTCAACACCGAAGCCCGAGTCTCCAACGTGGCCAGAATGGAACGTGCTCTCAGGTTAATTTGGAGAACACTCACTCCTTCTCCTTCATCCACCACCGATAATTCCCAAGTCACTCAACAGAGCCTCCATGACCTTTCTATGCTTTCGCTCTAG